A single genomic interval of Corvus cornix cornix isolate S_Up_H32 chromosome 11, ASM73873v5, whole genome shotgun sequence harbors:
- the FAAP24 gene encoding Fanconi anemia core complex-associated protein 24, whose protein sequence is MTTKVNFPVTAGSIVVPYGHVIGNEKWRGSEVAQRLQGKVRLIFEGGLGLVDFHLSNRTCILFISEADLVAGDEFKRRLVRFRKASSLRGIVIVEKTQISDQYYLGVQKFVVLELGIVLLPVANQGEASQLIIQLVREQSRDHGANPFLRKQRAQLAEPAVLQAVQQIPGVGKTKALLLLQRFGSIHRLCNVSINELEEVVGQTVAQQIYTFLRS, encoded by the exons ATGACAACAAAAGTGAACTTTCCTGTAACAGCAGGATCTATAGTTGTCCCTTACGGGCACGTGATTGGAAATGAGAAGTGGAGAGGCTCAGAGGTAGCCCAAAGGCTACAAG GGAAAGTTAGACTCATCTTTGAAGGTGGCTTGGGACTGGTGGACTTTCATCTTTCAAACAGAACTTGCattctatttatttctgaagcagATTTGGTTGCAGGGGATGAATTCAAACGAAGATTGGTTAGGTTTAGAAAG GCCAGCAGTCTTAGGGGAATTGTAATTGTAGAGAAAACCCAAATCAGTGATCAGTACTACTTAGGAGTACAAAAATTTGTTGTACTTGAACTTGGAATAGTGTTGCTTCCTGTGGCAAATCAAGGAGAAGCTTCTCAGCTTATTATTCAACTA GTGcgagagcagagcagggatcaCGGCGCTAACCCCTTCCTTCGCAAGCAGCGTGCTCAGCTGGCAGAACCGGCAGTGCTCCAGGCAGTGCAGCAGATACCCGGAGTTGGGAAAACCAAAGCTCTGCTTTTACTGCAACGGTTTGGAAGCATCCACCGGCTTTGTAACGTATCCATCAATGAGCTTGAGGAAGTAGTTGGACAAACAGTAGCACAACAAATTTATACTTTTTTACGTTCCTGA